A single region of the Aquarana catesbeiana isolate 2022-GZ linkage group LG07, ASM4218655v1, whole genome shotgun sequence genome encodes:
- the LOC141102492 gene encoding galectin-1-like, producing the protein MADKTICYNFSLKPGHCIEVKGFIPEGCKRFAINLGTDEKNFVLHFNPRFDLFDDKKQIILNSMANNVFGAELKDSFFPFQEGSDTTVCFHFEQDKIIIYLPTGNPLSFPVRFPVEVISYLSLVDLQLKSITLK; encoded by the exons ATGGCAGATAAA ACTATTTGCTATAACTTCAGCCTCAAACCCGGTCACTGCATAGAGGTGAAGGGGTTCATTCCGGAGGGCTGTAAACG GTTTGCCATAAACTTGGGAACAGATGAGAAGAATTTTGTGCTACACTTTAACCCTCGATTTGACTTATTTGATGATAAGAAACAGATAATCCTGAACTCAATGGCGAACAATGTCTTTGGAGCGGAGCTGAAGGACAGCTTCTTCCCCTTCCAGGAGGGGTCAGATACCACG GTTTGCTTCCACTTTGAGCAAGACAAGATCATCATATATTTGCCTACCGGAAATCCTCTCTCCTTTCCAGTCCGTTTTCCCGTAGAGGTGATCTCGTACTTGTCCTTGGTGGATCTCCAGCTCAAGTCCATCACACTAAAATGA